A genomic window from Heptranchias perlo isolate sHepPer1 chromosome 20, sHepPer1.hap1, whole genome shotgun sequence includes:
- the LOC137335658 gene encoding zinc finger protein 436-like, whose protein sequence is ILERHKDTRTTEKPWKCGDCGKGFNSPSELEIHQRTHTGERPFTCSVCGKRFAQSSTLVTHQRVHTGERPFSCSVCGKTFTQSCNLLIHQRVHSDERPFKCSDCGKSFKSRKELLRHQHSGTEERPFSCSVCGKRFTRSSNLLIHHRVHSDERPFKCSDCGKCFKSRNELLRHQRSHTGERPFSCSVCGKRFTRSSTLLTHQQVHTDERPFECSDCGKSFKSRKELLRHQRSETGERPFICSVCKKRFTQSSHLQRHQRVHSDK, encoded by the coding sequence atcctggagagacacaaggacacccggaccacggagaaaccgtggaaatgtggggactgtgggaagggattcaattccccgtctgagctggaaattcatcaacgcactcacactggggagaggccgttcacctgctccgtgtgtgggaagagattcgctcagtcatccaccctggtgacacaccagcgagttcacactggggagaggccgttctcctgctctgtgtgtgggaagacatTCACTCAGTCATgcaacctgctgatacaccagcgagttcactccgatgagagaccgtttaaatgctctgactgtgggaaaaGTTTTAAAAGCAGAAAAGAACTTCTGAGACATCAACACAGTGGCActgaggagaggccgttctcctgctctgtgtgtgggaagagattcactcggtcatccaacctgctgatacaccatcgagttcactccgatgagagaccatttaaatgctctgactgtgggaaatgttttaaaagcagaaacgaacttctgagacatcaacgcagtcacactggggagaggccgttctcctgctccgtgtgtgggaagagattcactcggtcatccaccctgctgacacaccagcaagttcacactgatgagagaccttttgaatgctctgactgtgggaagagctttaaaagcagaaaggaactgctgagacatcaacgcagtgaaactggggagaggccgttcatctgctccgtgtgtaagaagagatttactcagtcatcccacctgcagagacaccagcgagttcactctgataagtGA